A genomic window from Betta splendens chromosome 17, fBetSpl5.4, whole genome shotgun sequence includes:
- the LOC114844674 gene encoding gastrotropin-like codes for MAFAGRWETETQEGYDEFCKLLGIPNDVMERGRDYKLITEVTQEGNDFSWTQIYPKNHKITNHFTIGKESDMETVGGKKFKATVHMEAGKLSVTFPNYHHTSEISGGKLVETSKAGSVVLKRTSKKI; via the exons ATGGCCTTCGCTGGAAGATGGGAAACGGAGACCCAGGAGGGATACGACGAATTCTGCAAGCTGCTCG GGATCCCTAACGACGTCATGGAGAGGGGCCGCGACTACAAGCTAATCACAGAGGTAACCCAGGAGGGCAATGACTTCTCCTGGACCCAAATCTACCCCAAAAACCACAAGATCACCAACCACTTCACCATCGGCAAGGAGAGCGACATGGAGACTGTTGGGGGGAAGAAATTTAAG GCCACTGTGCACATGGAGGCAGGCAAACTGAGCGTGACCTTCCCCAACTACCACCACACCTCCGAGATCAGTGGAGGCAAGCTTGTGGAG aCCTCCAAAGCTGGTTCTGTGGTCCTGAAGAGGACCAGCAAGAAGATCTAG